The following are from one region of the Sandaracinus amylolyticus genome:
- a CDS encoding dienelactone hydrolase family protein, whose product MQIDVTFPCDDGHAMRAVLTMPDSTSGRRLPALVMVYELLGLTDEMKRVARDLATEGWIVLIPDIFDRGARPLCIARALRAISKGEGQSVDDLEAARRWLAARPEVDPERMGVIGFCLGGGFALLLAMNGKYKVAAPFYGEAPDPMPRSCPVVASYGARDTTFARFAPKLQKNLETLCVPHDVKVYPDAGHSFFTHTPRGVLGYLGRIGPLRAEHHEESARDARARVVAFFREHLEGEGARRDATANDDVA is encoded by the coding sequence GTGCAGATCGACGTCACCTTCCCGTGCGACGACGGCCACGCGATGCGCGCCGTCCTCACCATGCCCGACTCCACGTCGGGCCGTCGGCTGCCAGCGCTCGTCATGGTCTACGAGCTCCTCGGTCTCACCGACGAGATGAAGCGCGTCGCGCGCGACCTCGCGACCGAAGGCTGGATCGTGCTGATCCCCGACATCTTCGATCGGGGCGCGCGCCCGCTCTGCATCGCGCGTGCGCTGCGCGCGATCTCGAAGGGAGAGGGCCAATCGGTCGACGATCTCGAGGCCGCGCGTCGCTGGCTCGCCGCGCGCCCCGAGGTCGATCCCGAGCGCATGGGCGTGATCGGCTTCTGCCTCGGCGGCGGCTTCGCGCTGCTGCTCGCGATGAACGGCAAGTACAAGGTCGCCGCGCCCTTCTATGGCGAGGCGCCCGATCCGATGCCGCGCAGCTGTCCCGTCGTCGCGAGCTACGGCGCGCGCGACACCACGTTCGCGCGCTTCGCGCCGAAGCTGCAGAAGAACCTCGAGACGCTCTGTGTGCCCCACGACGTGAAGGTCTATCCCGACGCGGGGCACAGCTTCTTCACGCACACGCCGCGCGGCGTGCTCGGCTATCTCGGTCGCATCGGTCCGCTGCGCGCCGAGCACCACGAAGAGAGCGCGCGCGATGCCCGCGCCCGCGTCGTCGCGTTCTTCCGCGAGCACCTCGAGGGAGAGGGCGCGCGGCGCGACGCGACGGCGAACGACGACGTCGCGTGA
- a CDS encoding DUF3261 domain-containing protein, with amino-acid sequence MRSILLTILFALSIGCGPGATTTTTPLRDYAGPVRAPSSYGTDFAIDHQITAVHAEGSDTFRALLEKRGDALVMVALGPHGSRAFTLAQEGAAEPRFESQLPRELPFPPRFMLVDVHRTWLVGLDAARADGEHTGELDTPAGPEMLTETWADGRLLSRSFTRRDVEGAIRITYEGGLSPDPSAPPPTRVELDNGWFGYRLVMQNITRRPL; translated from the coding sequence ATGCGCTCCATCCTCCTCACGATCCTCTTCGCGCTCTCGATCGGCTGCGGCCCCGGCGCGACCACCACGACCACGCCGCTGCGCGACTACGCCGGTCCGGTGCGCGCGCCCTCGAGCTACGGGACCGACTTCGCGATCGATCACCAGATCACCGCGGTGCACGCCGAGGGCAGCGACACGTTCCGCGCGCTGCTCGAGAAGCGCGGCGACGCGCTGGTGATGGTCGCGCTCGGCCCCCACGGCTCCCGCGCGTTCACGCTCGCGCAAGAGGGCGCGGCCGAGCCGCGCTTCGAGTCGCAGCTCCCGCGCGAGCTGCCCTTCCCGCCGCGCTTCATGCTCGTCGACGTGCATCGCACCTGGCTCGTCGGCCTCGACGCAGCGCGGGCCGACGGTGAGCACACGGGCGAGCTCGACACGCCGGCGGGCCCCGAGATGCTCACCGAGACCTGGGCCGACGGTCGCCTGCTGTCGCGCAGCTTCACGCGGCGCGACGTCGAGGGCGCGATCCGCATCACCTACGAGGGCGGTCTCTCGCCCGACCCGAGCGCACCTCCGCCGACGCGCGTGGAGCTCGACAACGGGTGGTTCGGCTACCGATTGGTGATGCAGAACATCACGCGCCGCCCGCTCTGA
- a CDS encoding TIGR00730 family Rossman fold protein, translating to MTTHGSKVPGERSDDPDVESLDLVRVQRQGESRFLEGPRGRMRDLARAMRITGELVRGFRALTFVGPCVTVFGSARFDEGHRYYGMGRELGARLARAGFTVMTGGGPGIMEAANRGAQEAGGPSIGCNIVLPREQAPNPYLDRYVLFDHFFVRKVMLVKYSYAFVCLPGGFGTLDELFETATLAQTGKIQAFPIVLMGTDYWAPMIEFLQRTMLAERTIDGRDLERLVVTDSPEDCVAHIREITTTHFGLVEAKRPHPSRILGEKRLAVRR from the coding sequence GTGACCACGCACGGCTCGAAGGTCCCCGGCGAGCGCTCCGACGATCCCGACGTCGAATCGCTCGATCTCGTGCGGGTGCAGCGCCAGGGCGAGTCGCGCTTCCTCGAGGGACCGCGAGGCCGTATGCGCGATCTCGCGCGCGCGATGCGCATCACCGGCGAGCTCGTGCGCGGCTTCCGCGCGCTGACGTTCGTCGGCCCGTGCGTCACGGTGTTCGGCTCGGCGCGCTTCGACGAGGGGCACCGCTACTACGGGATGGGCCGCGAGCTCGGCGCGCGGCTCGCGCGCGCGGGCTTCACCGTCATGACCGGCGGCGGCCCCGGCATCATGGAGGCCGCGAACCGAGGCGCGCAGGAGGCGGGCGGTCCCAGCATCGGCTGCAACATCGTCCTCCCGCGCGAGCAGGCGCCGAACCCCTACCTCGATCGCTACGTCCTCTTCGATCACTTCTTCGTCCGCAAGGTCATGCTCGTGAAGTACTCGTACGCGTTCGTCTGCCTGCCCGGTGGGTTCGGCACGCTCGACGAGCTCTTCGAGACCGCGACGCTCGCACAGACCGGCAAGATCCAGGCGTTCCCGATCGTGCTGATGGGCACCGACTACTGGGCCCCGATGATCGAGTTCCTGCAGCGCACGATGCTCGCCGAGCGCACCATCGACGGGCGCGACCTCGAGCGCCTCGTCGTGACCGACTCGCCCGAGGACTGCGTCGCGCACATCCGCGAGATCACGACCACCCACTTCGGTCTGGTCGAGGCCAAGCGTCCGCATCCTTCGAGGATTCTCGGCGAGAAGCGGCTCGCCGTGCGGCGTTGA
- a CDS encoding FxsA family protein → MGWIALAMLAATSVELYVLLEVGDLLGFWPTIALVLGTAMLGGYLLKREGLRVFREWQRALAEMRMPEEGITSGLLVLVGGTLLMTPGVLSDVTGILLLIPPVRMVVARFIEARVRARMERGGGPGSVFDFRVVTPQGAYGRRRVVDVDGVVVEDREVRAPAPRARVGGDVIEGEIVDASTRRLERGE, encoded by the coding sequence ATGGGCTGGATCGCGCTCGCCATGCTCGCCGCCACGTCAGTCGAGCTCTACGTGCTGCTGGAGGTCGGAGATCTCCTCGGGTTCTGGCCCACCATCGCGCTGGTGCTCGGCACCGCGATGCTCGGCGGATACCTGCTCAAGCGCGAAGGGCTGCGGGTGTTCCGCGAGTGGCAGCGGGCGCTCGCCGAGATGCGCATGCCCGAGGAGGGGATCACCTCGGGGCTGCTCGTGCTCGTCGGCGGGACGCTGCTGATGACGCCGGGCGTGCTCAGCGACGTCACCGGGATCCTGCTGCTGATCCCGCCGGTCCGGATGGTGGTTGCGCGCTTCATCGAGGCGCGGGTGCGGGCACGGATGGAGCGCGGCGGCGGCCCGGGCAGCGTGTTCGACTTCCGCGTGGTCACGCCGCAGGGCGCCTACGGACGGCGGCGCGTGGTCGACGTCGACGGAGTGGTGGTCGAGGATCGCGAGGTGCGCGCGCCCGCGCCGCGCGCGCGGGTGGGTGGCGACGTGATCGAGGGCGAGATCGTCGACGCGTCGACGCGCCGGCTCGAGCGGGGAGAGTGA
- a CDS encoding MMPL family transporter, which translates to MSEPDAEKRRGRIVSIVLALVLAALGAWAFHDLRVRHEISQFIPSSEDRELAEVARQVIDSELSRTIAIAVRGDDEPTSIAAARTLAERLRTIEGVAWVRSGPPAEIERAFYELYFARRYAFFADTPEEARAHLSDDALREAAQRLKRDVTGPTAMLVRRVAQEDPLLAFLDHLRRLQGSAEGGPRVVDGQLVSQDGWGLVLLASEAPSFDTVHVGPMLDAIDRETRALIEAHDGSLRIEQAGVHRFARRAEHEIREDVQRISTLSTLGVVVLFLALYRGPRFLLLGAIPLAAGTIVATAACRLVFGSIHGITFAFGSSLLGVGIDYVSHYVNHHVLEPDERGPEATMRTIWPGLALGASTTIAGLAGLGWTSFPGMREMALFAAVGVTAALLSTRVMVPPWMPMRSEAPRITRAAADFSFRLWQRVQSHRAPFLALPIVALLVAAIGIPQLAWIDDIRALNQADPEWLAEDAAVRARVAQGEAGRLVIATGRDDEEALAHAERAFAVLTAARDAGELRTFRAAHHFVRSIATQRGVDDAVRTSPALADRTIAALEREGFVPSMFEPFRASLAAPPPQPLTYDALMASPIADLVRPFRVHLAGDRIAYLAFVEGVSDSAALRARLASLEGVAYFDQGEFLASAYREFRTRTLELLAVGMLVVLGLCVARYRSFRLGFASVAPALLAASTALGVLGLIGEPANLMHLVGALLVLSMAEDFAVFLIESRDDPRGVATTMVGITVACITTVLSFGLLAASTHPAMRALGLMASVGVGLALLFSPMALLIAGTRKPS; encoded by the coding sequence GTGAGCGAACCCGACGCAGAGAAGCGCCGCGGCCGCATCGTCTCGATCGTGCTCGCGCTCGTGCTCGCCGCGCTCGGCGCGTGGGCGTTCCACGATCTGCGCGTCCGCCACGAGATCTCGCAGTTCATCCCGTCGAGCGAGGATCGCGAGCTCGCCGAGGTCGCGCGCCAGGTCATCGACTCCGAGCTCTCGCGCACGATCGCCATCGCGGTGCGCGGCGACGACGAGCCCACCTCGATCGCCGCGGCGCGCACCCTCGCCGAGCGCCTGCGAACGATCGAGGGCGTCGCGTGGGTGCGCAGCGGTCCGCCCGCCGAGATCGAGCGTGCGTTCTACGAGCTCTACTTCGCGCGTCGCTACGCGTTCTTCGCGGATACACCCGAGGAAGCGCGCGCCCACCTGAGCGACGACGCGCTGCGCGAGGCCGCGCAGCGCCTCAAGCGCGACGTCACCGGTCCCACCGCGATGTTGGTGCGGCGAGTCGCGCAGGAAGATCCGCTGCTCGCGTTCCTCGATCACCTGCGACGCCTCCAGGGCTCGGCCGAGGGCGGGCCTCGAGTGGTCGATGGTCAGCTCGTCTCGCAGGACGGCTGGGGGCTGGTGCTCCTCGCGAGCGAGGCGCCGAGCTTCGACACCGTTCACGTCGGTCCGATGCTCGACGCGATCGATCGCGAGACCCGCGCTCTGATCGAGGCGCACGACGGATCGCTGCGCATCGAGCAAGCGGGTGTGCACCGCTTCGCGCGACGCGCCGAGCACGAGATCCGCGAGGACGTGCAGCGCATCTCGACGCTCTCGACCCTCGGCGTGGTCGTGCTCTTCCTCGCGCTCTATCGCGGGCCGCGGTTCCTCCTGCTCGGCGCGATCCCGCTCGCGGCAGGCACGATCGTCGCGACCGCGGCGTGCCGTCTGGTGTTCGGCAGCATCCACGGCATCACGTTCGCGTTCGGCTCGTCGCTGCTCGGCGTCGGCATCGACTACGTCTCGCACTACGTGAACCACCACGTGCTCGAGCCCGACGAGCGTGGCCCCGAGGCGACGATGCGCACGATCTGGCCGGGCCTCGCGCTCGGCGCGAGCACGACGATCGCCGGGCTCGCCGGCCTCGGGTGGACGTCGTTCCCCGGCATGCGCGAGATGGCGCTCTTCGCGGCGGTGGGCGTCACCGCGGCGCTGCTCTCGACGCGCGTGATGGTCCCGCCGTGGATGCCGATGCGCAGCGAAGCGCCGCGGATCACCCGCGCCGCGGCTGACTTCTCGTTCCGTCTCTGGCAGCGCGTGCAGTCGCATCGCGCGCCGTTCCTCGCACTGCCGATCGTCGCGCTCCTCGTGGCCGCGATCGGGATCCCGCAGCTCGCGTGGATCGACGACATCCGCGCGCTCAACCAGGCCGATCCCGAGTGGCTCGCCGAGGACGCCGCGGTGCGGGCACGGGTGGCGCAGGGCGAGGCCGGACGGCTGGTGATCGCGACCGGCCGCGACGACGAAGAGGCGCTCGCCCACGCCGAGCGCGCGTTCGCGGTGCTCACCGCCGCGCGCGATGCGGGCGAGCTGCGGACGTTCCGCGCGGCCCATCACTTCGTGCGCTCGATCGCCACCCAGCGCGGCGTCGACGACGCGGTGCGCACCTCGCCTGCGCTCGCGGATCGCACCATCGCCGCGCTCGAGCGTGAAGGCTTCGTGCCCTCGATGTTCGAGCCGTTCCGCGCCTCGCTCGCGGCGCCGCCGCCCCAGCCGCTCACCTACGACGCGCTGATGGCGAGCCCGATCGCCGATCTCGTGCGCCCGTTCCGCGTGCACCTCGCGGGGGATCGCATCGCGTACCTCGCGTTCGTCGAGGGCGTGAGCGACTCGGCGGCGCTGCGCGCACGGCTCGCGTCGCTCGAGGGCGTCGCCTACTTCGATCAGGGCGAGTTCCTCGCGAGCGCGTACCGCGAGTTCCGGACGCGCACGCTCGAGCTGCTCGCGGTCGGCATGCTCGTCGTGCTCGGCCTCTGCGTCGCGCGGTATCGCAGCTTCCGGCTCGGCTTCGCGTCGGTCGCGCCCGCGTTGCTCGCCGCGTCGACCGCGCTCGGTGTGCTCGGTCTGATCGGCGAGCCCGCGAACCTGATGCACCTCGTCGGCGCGCTGCTCGTGCTCTCGATGGCCGAGGACTTCGCGGTGTTCCTCATCGAGTCGCGCGACGATCCGCGCGGCGTCGCGACCACGATGGTCGGCATCACCGTCGCCTGCATCACCACCGTGCTCTCGTTCGGCCTGCTCGCCGCGAGCACCCACCCCGCGATGCGCGCGCTCGGGCTCATGGCGTCGGTGGGCGTCGGCCTCGCGCTGCTCTTCTCGCCGATGGCCCTCTTGATCGCGGGGACGCGCAAGCCCTCGTAA
- a CDS encoding MgtC/SapB family protein, producing the protein MPDSIELRIGIALVIGLVIGAEREQRMSEGAHRAAGIRTFAITALLGAIAHALEQPVVLGVLGAAVGTAAVVSYWLGDRTDPGLTSEIALVLTFALGALAIDRPTTALAVGITTALLLAYRARIHEAVREVLTPAELRDALIVAAAALVVLPLLPAHPVDPWGVLVPFTLWRLVVLILAIHLAAHVAQRMLGPRWGLPIAGLAGGFVSSSATIASMGGKAKDDPPHTSGAIAAAAASTVATFVQMALLVGAASPRLLEQGLWIPLAAGGSAALLYAGLFTLRSARGEHGGPPPGRAVDLRGALIFALLVTGVSVGATLVGRQVGALGVVIASTVAAFADAHAAGASVASVHAADQLETTSAIVAVLACLSTNSVTKSVLAYSSGPRGYALPVVLGVAIVLAATWGAYGLYVVGAS; encoded by the coding sequence GTGCCGGATTCGATCGAGCTGCGCATCGGGATCGCGTTGGTGATCGGGCTCGTGATCGGGGCCGAGCGCGAGCAGCGCATGAGCGAGGGCGCCCATCGCGCCGCCGGGATCCGCACCTTCGCGATCACCGCGCTGCTCGGCGCGATCGCGCACGCGCTCGAGCAGCCAGTCGTGCTCGGCGTGCTCGGCGCCGCGGTCGGTACCGCCGCGGTGGTCTCGTACTGGCTGGGTGATCGCACCGATCCCGGGCTCACCAGCGAGATCGCGCTCGTGCTCACGTTCGCGCTGGGCGCGCTCGCGATCGATCGCCCGACCACCGCGCTCGCGGTGGGGATCACCACCGCGCTGCTGCTCGCGTACCGCGCGCGCATCCACGAGGCGGTGCGCGAGGTGCTCACGCCCGCCGAGCTGCGCGACGCGCTGATCGTCGCGGCCGCCGCGCTCGTCGTGCTGCCGCTCCTGCCCGCGCACCCGGTCGATCCGTGGGGCGTGCTCGTGCCGTTCACGTTGTGGCGTCTCGTGGTGCTGATCCTCGCGATCCATCTCGCGGCGCACGTCGCGCAGCGGATGCTCGGACCGCGCTGGGGCCTTCCCATCGCCGGGCTCGCGGGCGGCTTCGTCTCGAGCTCCGCGACGATCGCGTCGATGGGCGGCAAGGCGAAGGACGACCCGCCGCACACGTCGGGCGCGATCGCGGCCGCCGCGGCATCGACCGTCGCGACCTTCGTGCAGATGGCGCTGCTGGTCGGCGCGGCGAGCCCACGGTTGCTCGAGCAGGGGCTGTGGATCCCGCTCGCGGCCGGCGGCTCGGCCGCGCTGCTCTACGCCGGGCTCTTCACGCTGCGGTCCGCCCGTGGCGAGCACGGCGGGCCGCCTCCCGGTCGCGCGGTCGATCTACGAGGCGCGCTGATCTTCGCGCTGCTGGTGACCGGCGTGAGCGTCGGCGCGACGCTGGTGGGCCGTCAGGTCGGTGCGCTCGGGGTGGTGATCGCGTCGACGGTCGCCGCGTTCGCCGATGCCCACGCCGCGGGCGCATCGGTCGCGTCGGTGCACGCCGCCGATCAGCTCGAGACGACCTCGGCGATCGTCGCGGTGCTCGCGTGTCTCTCGACGAACAGCGTCACCAAGAGCGTGCTCGCGTACAGCTCGGGCCCTCGCGGCTACGCGCTGCCGGTGGTGCTCGGCGTCGCGATCGTGCTCGCCGCGACCTGGGGCGCCTACGGGCTCTACGTCGTCGGCGCGAGCTGA
- a CDS encoding TIGR00730 family Rossman fold protein: protein MRSVAVYCGSASGARPAYLAAARALGVEIARRGMSLVYGGATVGLMGAVADAALAEGGTVIGVIPRSLVDREIAHPGLSELIVVDTMHERKAAMSARADVFVALPGGFGTMDELFEALTWSQLGIHRKRSGLLEVEQYWQPLVRWVEHATHEGFVRTAHRELLICDEDPARLLDQLAPTT, encoded by the coding sequence GTGAGGAGCGTGGCGGTGTACTGCGGCTCGGCGAGCGGCGCGCGCCCGGCGTATCTCGCGGCGGCGCGCGCGCTCGGCGTGGAGATCGCGCGGCGCGGGATGTCGCTGGTCTACGGCGGCGCGACGGTCGGGCTGATGGGCGCGGTGGCCGACGCGGCGCTCGCCGAGGGCGGCACGGTGATCGGGGTGATCCCGCGCTCGCTGGTGGATCGCGAGATCGCGCATCCCGGGCTCAGCGAGCTGATCGTCGTGGACACGATGCACGAGCGGAAGGCCGCGATGAGCGCGCGCGCCGATGTGTTCGTCGCGCTGCCCGGCGGGTTCGGCACGATGGACGAGCTCTTCGAGGCGCTCACGTGGTCGCAGCTCGGGATCCATCGCAAGCGCAGCGGGCTGCTCGAGGTCGAGCAGTACTGGCAGCCACTGGTGCGCTGGGTCGAGCACGCGACGCACGAGGGGTTCGTGCGGACGGCCCATCGCGAGCTGCTGATCTGCGACGAGGATCCCGCGCGGCTCCTCGATCAGCTCGCGCCGACGACGTAG